The Blautia pseudococcoides genome segment CACTTTTGTGGTCCGGGGATATATATTCCAGTTTCCGTTCCTTCCGTATGCAGATTCAGGCAGGTTTAAATGCCGGTATGGCCGGAATTGCATGGTGGACAAGTGATATCGGCGGTTTCTGGGGCGGAGATCCGGAGAGTGAAGAATTCCGTGAGCTTCTTGTCAGATGGTTCCAGTTTGGCGTGTTCAGTCCGATATGCCGGCTTCACGGTCATCGCCGCCCCTCCGGAACCCTGCCGGAAGTTGTGGACAGCGGGATGTTCGACTTTAATACCTGCGGACCAAATGAGGTATGGAGTTACGGAGAAAAAAATTATGGGATTCTAAAAGAGCTGTTGATGCTGCGGGAGAGAATGCGTCCCTATGTGGAGGAAACAGCAGCCGGGGCCTCCGAAACAGGACTGCCCATGCTCAGAACCCTGTTCTTTAACTATCCGGAAGATGAAAACTGCTGGGAGACTGAAGATGAAATTATGTTGGGAAGGGATCTTCTGGCAGCACCGGTCACGTATCCGGGGATGACTTCCAGAGAGGTATATCTGCCCAAAGGAGACAGATGGATCGATTATTATAATGGGAAAATGTATGAAGGCGGTCAGACATTGATGTACCCTACACCTCTGGAAGTGATACCGTTTTTTATCAGAGAGGGATCCGGGCAGTATGAGAGAATCAGGGGACAGGCAGAGGGAGGCTTATGCGGATGGAAAAATTAGTTTCGCCAAAGCTGTCAGATGTGAAGATAGAGGACAGATTTTGGAGCAGATATATTAAACTGGTGCGGGAGAAGATGCTGCCGTATCAATGGGAAGTATTGAATGACAGGGTAAGCGATGCGGCGAAAAGCCACTGTATTGAGAACTTTAAAATTGCCGCAAAAGAGAGTACAGGAAAGTATTACGGAATGGTATTTCAGGATACGGATGCGGCAAAATGGCTGGAAGCCCTGGCTTACAGCCTGGAAGGAGAAAAGAACAGCGAACTGGAAAAAGAGGCTGATGAAGTTATAGATTTGATCGGAAGGGCGCAGCAGAAGGACGGATATCTGGACACATATTATACCATTCAGGAGCCTTTGGGAAGATGGAGCAATTTAAGGGAAGGACATGAATTATATACTGCCGGGCATATGATCGAAGCTGCAGCGGCATATTATCAGGCTACGGGGAAGGACATTTTTTTGAAAATCGTATGCAGACTGGCAGACTGTATCTGTAATACCTTTGGCCCGGATGAAGGAAAGATCCATGGATGTCCCGGGCATCCTGAGATCGAGCTGGCACTTGTTAAGCTTTACCGTCTGACAAGAGATGAAAAGTATCTGAATATGGCAAAGTATTTCCTGGATATCAGGGGCAGTCAGAGTCCCAGCCACTTTGAGGAAGAACAGAAGATGGACGGGTTCCATCACATTTTTCCTGAGTTTGAGCATCTGGGATATAATAATATACAGGCGCATAAGCCGATACGGAAGCAGAAGAAGGCGGACGGACATGCGGTCAGGGCTTTATATTTGTATTCGGCTATGGCTGATGTGGGATACGAATGCAGAGATGAGAGTTTATTGGATGCCTGCAGAACACTATTTGATCATATTACCGGCGCGCAGATGTTTATCACCGGCAGCGTAGGGGCAGCGGCTGACGGGGAATGTTTTACCTGTGATTATGACCTGCCTAACAATTATAACTATTCGGAGACGTGTGCTTCTGTAGCGCTTGCCATGTTCTCACTGAGAATGTTCCAGGTAGAGGGAGACGGAAAATACATGGATATCGCCGAGAGGGCGCTTTATAATACAGTCCTTGGCGGTATGTCGTTAAACGGGACAGAATTTTTCTACGTGAATCCTCTGGAGGTGGTACCGGAACAGTTAAAAGCAAACAGAACCCTTCATCATGTACTTCCCTCCCGGAGAAAGTGGCTTGGTGTTGCCTGCTGCCCTCCCAATATTGCCCGTACACTTACCGGCCTTGGGAATTATATTTATTCTGAAAATGAGGATACTCTGTTTGTCAATCTTTTTATCGCCGGAAAGTGCTCAGTAAAATTAAAGGAAGGCACCATATCTGTGTCTGTCCAGACAGATTATCCCTATGACGGCAAGGTGAAAATAACAGTGGAAAACCATGAAGGAATTCCGTTTTCCCTTGCAGTACGCGAGCCTGGATGGACAAAAGTGGAGCAGATGATCAGTAAGAGCGGAAAAGAAGTTTCAGTCAGACGGGAGAAGGGATATCTGTACACTGAAAAAACAGTTTGGGAGAGCCAAGCAGAGTTTATTTTTGAAATACCTTTAAAACCTGTCCTGATGTGTGCCCATCCCCGCGTTGCTTCGGATGCAGGGAAGGCGGCAATCGTACGGGGACCTTTGGTGTATTGTCTGGAGGAAGCCGATAACGGAAAAAATCTGGGAGCTGTCGTACTGGATGCCGGCGGCAGTATAGAGCCGGTATTTCAGGAGGATTTACTGGGAGGGACTACCGCTGTTTTAGCGGATGCCTGGCGCGTAAGTGAAAAAGGATGGGAAGGGAAATTATATCAGCCTGTGACGGAACGATTGGAGAAATGCAGGGTTAAAGCGGTGCCGTACTGTATGTGGAATAACAGGGGGGAAGGGGAGATGCGTGTGTGGCTGCGGGTGATGAAAGAATATCAGGACAATACGCAATGATAAGACGCGTATTGAAAGCAGACTGTCATTAAACCGGACTTTGGGGGAATCAGAGGAACCCGTATATACATTTTTTATTTCTGGTACATAATTTTTATAGCAGTGACAAATCCGGCAGCAATGCCGGATTTGTGTTATAAAAAAATATATTTATAGGAAAAGGACATTTAAGAAAGTTGGAAATTTCGCGGATAAAATGTTATACTAACTGATACATGATAATCGTAATTACCATTTAACGTCAAAAAGGATAAGGTGATAAGAAATGTACATCGCAGATTTACACATTCATTCCCGATATTCCCGTGCCACCAGCAGGGACTGCACACCGGAATATCTGGATCTCTGGGCGCGCAGGAAGGGAATCCAGATAGTCGGCACAGGTGACTTCACACATCCTGCCTGGAGGGAGGAACTGCAGGAAAAGCTGGAACCGGCGGAGGATGGGCTGTATGTGCTGAAGGAAGAATATAGAATACAGGATTCTACAGCGGCAGCAGCCATGCAGCCGCGTTTTGTGGTTACAGGCGAGATCAGCTCTATCTATAAGAAAAAGGATAAAGTCCGTAAAGTACACAGCCTGATTCTTCTTCCGGGACTGGAGGATGCGGAGATCATCTCCGGGAAACTGGAAAGCATCGGCAATATCCATTCCGATGGACGTCCAATATTGGGATTAGACTGCAGGGACCTGCTGGAAATCCTGCTGGAGCTGT includes the following:
- a CDS encoding glycoside hydrolase family 127 protein — protein: MEKLVSPKLSDVKIEDRFWSRYIKLVREKMLPYQWEVLNDRVSDAAKSHCIENFKIAAKESTGKYYGMVFQDTDAAKWLEALAYSLEGEKNSELEKEADEVIDLIGRAQQKDGYLDTYYTIQEPLGRWSNLREGHELYTAGHMIEAAAAYYQATGKDIFLKIVCRLADCICNTFGPDEGKIHGCPGHPEIELALVKLYRLTRDEKYLNMAKYFLDIRGSQSPSHFEEEQKMDGFHHIFPEFEHLGYNNIQAHKPIRKQKKADGHAVRALYLYSAMADVGYECRDESLLDACRTLFDHITGAQMFITGSVGAAADGECFTCDYDLPNNYNYSETCASVALAMFSLRMFQVEGDGKYMDIAERALYNTVLGGMSLNGTEFFYVNPLEVVPEQLKANRTLHHVLPSRRKWLGVACCPPNIARTLTGLGNYIYSENEDTLFVNLFIAGKCSVKLKEGTISVSVQTDYPYDGKVKITVENHEGIPFSLAVREPGWTKVEQMISKSGKEVSVRREKGYLYTEKTVWESQAEFIFEIPLKPVLMCAHPRVASDAGKAAIVRGPLVYCLEEADNGKNLGAVVLDAGGSIEPVFQEDLLGGTTAVLADAWRVSEKGWEGKLYQPVTERLEKCRVKAVPYCMWNNRGEGEMRVWLRVMKEYQDNTQ